In the genome of Mucisphaera calidilacus, one region contains:
- a CDS encoding HAD family hydrolase, with protein sequence MLEGIVFDFDGLILDTEGPQYDGWRSVYERFGLDLPIDRWVEVLGRPAWMFDFHTRLEELGDPAYDREAIDAERRKSVRSRIDASDLMPGVRDLVAQARSKGLRLSIASGSDREWVAGYLEKHGLIDAFPILVTREETTRHKPEPDPFAEACRRMGLPPQRCLALEDSPNGIRSAAAAGLYAVAVPNRVTAGQSFDEADRIVESLETVDLHEVAAAMGERVRA encoded by the coding sequence ATGCTCGAGGGGATTGTGTTTGATTTCGACGGCCTGATTCTCGACACCGAGGGTCCGCAGTACGACGGCTGGCGCAGCGTCTACGAGCGCTTCGGGCTCGACCTGCCGATCGATCGCTGGGTCGAGGTTCTGGGCCGGCCCGCGTGGATGTTCGACTTCCACACCCGACTCGAGGAACTGGGCGACCCGGCCTACGACCGCGAGGCGATCGACGCGGAGCGACGAAAGAGCGTCCGGTCCCGCATCGATGCGTCCGACCTGATGCCCGGCGTCCGCGACCTCGTCGCTCAGGCCCGGAGCAAGGGCCTGCGGCTCTCGATCGCCTCGGGCTCCGACCGCGAGTGGGTCGCCGGCTACCTCGAGAAGCACGGCCTCATCGACGCCTTCCCGATCCTCGTCACCCGCGAGGAGACCACCCGCCACAAGCCCGAGCCCGATCCGTTTGCCGAGGCCTGCCGACGCATGGGCCTGCCCCCGCAACGCTGCCTGGCTCTCGAGGACTCACCCAACGGCATCAGGTCGGCCGCCGCCGCGGGGCTGTACGCCGTCGCCGTCCCCAACCGCGTCACCGCCGGCCAGAGCTTCGACGAGGCGGATCGCATCGTTGAATCGCTCGAAACCGTTGATCTGCACGAGGTTGCAGCGGCCATGGGCGAGCGGGTCAGGGCGTGA